The following proteins are encoded in a genomic region of Sneathiella marina:
- the uraH gene encoding hydroxyisourate hydrolase — MGKLTTHILDTSAGKPGKDIRIDLFAVNAGKHVHLKTVTTNEDGRCDAPLLEGEELRTGQYELVFHAGDYFENSGIVTPSPRFLDDIVLRFGVSSADEHYHVPLLVSPYSYSTYRGS; from the coding sequence ATGGGAAAACTGACAACACATATTCTGGACACATCAGCCGGAAAACCTGGAAAGGACATCCGGATAGATTTGTTCGCGGTTAATGCCGGAAAGCATGTGCATCTCAAAACCGTCACAACCAATGAAGACGGGAGATGTGACGCGCCCCTGCTGGAAGGGGAGGAATTGAGAACGGGTCAGTATGAACTGGTATTTCACGCCGGTGACTATTTTGAAAATTCGGGGATCGTGACACCATCACCTCGATTTCTCGATGACATTGTTTTGAGATTTGGTGTCTCAAGCGCAGACGAGCATTATCACGTACCACTTCTCGTCTCACCTTATAGTTATTCGACATATCGCGGGAGCTAG
- the alc gene encoding allantoicase, whose translation MTLVSSETAEFVTKYTNLASPRLGAEVTYATDDFFADKSRLIDPADPVFIEGKYDDNGKWMDGWESRRKRGEGFDHCIVRLALPGILHGVNIDTSHFTGNFPPAASIDACFVEGEPDGTTVWTEVVSSVTLQGNSHHLVAIGNESTWSHLRLNIYPDGGVARLRVYGQVQCNWDSRDETETIDLAALVNGGRGIVASDQHFGSPSNILAPGRGVDMGDGWETRRRREPGNDWAIVSLGHPGIISEIEVDTAHFKGNYPDSCSLQAAMVTAGTDESLVTQSMFWKTLLPEQKLSMDNIHKFSSEIQEIGPISHVRLNIIPDGGVSRLRMFGRISR comes from the coding sequence ATGACACTGGTATCCTCAGAGACAGCTGAATTTGTAACGAAATACACGAATTTGGCATCGCCCCGACTGGGCGCTGAAGTAACCTATGCGACAGACGATTTTTTTGCCGATAAGTCGCGCCTGATTGATCCTGCTGATCCCGTTTTCATTGAGGGAAAATATGATGATAACGGTAAATGGATGGATGGCTGGGAAAGCCGCCGCAAGCGCGGAGAAGGCTTTGATCACTGTATTGTCCGGCTGGCTCTTCCGGGAATCCTTCATGGCGTAAACATTGATACCAGCCATTTTACGGGTAACTTTCCGCCTGCAGCCTCGATTGACGCGTGTTTTGTGGAGGGTGAACCGGATGGAACGACAGTTTGGACGGAGGTTGTGAGCTCGGTTACGCTGCAGGGAAACAGCCATCATCTTGTAGCAATAGGGAACGAAAGCACCTGGAGCCATCTGCGCTTGAATATTTATCCGGACGGCGGAGTTGCCAGGCTACGTGTCTATGGCCAGGTCCAGTGCAATTGGGACAGCCGCGATGAAACCGAAACCATCGACCTGGCGGCCCTTGTAAATGGGGGGCGCGGCATTGTCGCCAGCGATCAGCATTTCGGATCGCCTTCCAATATCCTTGCGCCGGGCCGCGGTGTGGATATGGGCGATGGATGGGAGACACGCAGGCGCCGGGAGCCAGGTAATGACTGGGCAATCGTTTCGCTTGGCCATCCGGGGATTATTTCTGAAATAGAAGTGGATACAGCTCATTTTAAAGGGAATTATCCAGATAGCTGTTCCCTTCAGGCGGCGATGGTAACGGCTGGAACTGATGAATCGCTGGTTACGCAAAGCATGTTCTGGAAAACGCTTTTGCCCGAGCAAAAACTATCCATGGATAACATCCATAAATTCAGTTCTGAAATTCAGGAAATTGGCCCCATAAGCCATGTGCGGTTGAATATCATTCCCGATGGTGGCGTCAGCCGCCTGCGCATGTTCGGCAGGATTTCAAGGTAG
- a CDS encoding GntR family transcriptional regulator: MSSSAPSTALEPEKQPLRKAAQNVRIYEEMLTAILEQRLAPGTKLSEDTLGEIFGVSRSIIRIVLQQLAHERIVQIQPNRGAFVAEPTHEEAREVLQARRLIEEGVIRLAVNKHTDAEIKDLREMVAQEQKSLDRGNHKTWVRQSGDFHLKLAAIAGNQTLSAYVKELVSRNSLIIVQYQKGNLSACSCDEHSEIIDAIDARDEDRAAALMLAHLQACEDQLNLNGGEPKSDLYAVFSKTPEN, translated from the coding sequence ATGAGCAGCAGCGCCCCATCAACCGCCCTGGAACCCGAGAAACAACCGCTTCGCAAGGCGGCGCAGAATGTCCGCATTTACGAAGAAATGCTGACAGCTATTCTGGAGCAGCGGCTGGCACCGGGAACCAAATTGTCGGAAGACACCCTGGGAGAGATATTTGGCGTCAGCCGGAGTATTATCAGGATTGTTCTTCAGCAACTGGCTCATGAACGGATTGTCCAAATCCAGCCAAACCGGGGCGCCTTTGTTGCAGAACCCACCCATGAGGAGGCACGCGAAGTCCTGCAGGCACGGCGCCTGATTGAAGAAGGCGTTATCCGCCTGGCCGTCAATAAGCACACGGACGCTGAGATCAAGGATTTACGGGAGATGGTTGCCCAGGAACAAAAGAGCCTGGATAGGGGCAATCATAAGACATGGGTCCGTCAGTCGGGCGACTTTCATTTAAAACTGGCGGCAATTGCCGGAAACCAGACATTATCCGCATATGTAAAAGAACTGGTTTCCCGTAACTCCCTCATCATTGTGCAATATCAAAAAGGAAATTTGTCGGCGTGTAGTTGTGACGAGCATTCAGAGATTATCGACGCCATTGATGCGCGGGACGAGGACAGGGCAGCGGCTTTGATGCTGGCCCATCTTCAGGCATGTGAAGATCAGCTCAATTTAAACGGCGGTGAGCCGAAAAGTGACTTATATGCTGTTTTTTCCAAGACGCCAGAAAACTAG
- a CDS encoding efflux RND transporter permease subunit — protein MGSYSLSLEARLLAGCLCLAAVIFTLFISLVDLRPQVTPDFFFGSNDPDLAQSEQIRALFPSDEFLIVSVASDDIGSEKYLSRLTALSADMGKIDGILRIVSVADGPGNIDEARDSPFWRPLLISEGEEATLIIAFVKSPAPENLVAEVEAATRLFDTEGSFQIRLSGMPYIVDQIRRSLVHDIKIFSSSALAIFTLVLLLVFRSPMIALGAAVSGISAVFLTLIMLQLLGQPMGILTANLAIIIFVLVQSQLIYLTSNWRQIQVEQKFEAVRQAVLKTFKASLWCMITTLLGFATLLFVAAEPLRQLGGGGMIGAFSALLCSFLIYPAFLLYATRRPAKNKSRPGTHQSKGASWLRASAAVLLLAVAILSIPGLLRLNTDPSLFSYFDEGGELHEGLTFVDANGGSSPMSLVVRMKNGNSLDNESSYEAMWKLHNALLAHKEVGTVISLPALMAEANNHPLAFILPWREIISLLSSDFNQRIAESFLTEDRNQTLYILRMKEGGRLQDRNSVTTELQAIVDDVGFETSLTGGVYALQGRLSDLVASSLSTGVIALLALFVGIGFIVTRSVALTAAMGATAALIPLTILGGWGWLRVPVDIISAPAANVCFGIAVDALIHLAIAVKQRLSISKTRDAWTAALKEQTPGVLASSGIIAIGFVIFAYSGFPPTTRFGGAIVIGSIFAGGATLCLFPLLGQLFMRFSRSK, from the coding sequence ATGGGCTCTTATTCGCTATCTCTGGAGGCCCGGCTGTTAGCCGGCTGTTTGTGCCTGGCAGCCGTGATATTTACGCTTTTCATCAGCCTCGTCGATTTGCGCCCGCAAGTTACACCGGATTTCTTTTTCGGATCAAACGATCCGGATTTGGCACAGTCGGAACAGATACGAGCCTTGTTCCCCTCCGATGAGTTTTTGATCGTGAGCGTTGCCAGCGATGATATTGGCTCAGAAAAATACCTCTCCAGATTAACGGCTTTGAGCGCTGATATGGGGAAAATTGACGGAATTTTACGTATTGTTAGTGTTGCCGATGGACCGGGTAATATTGATGAGGCCCGGGACAGCCCATTTTGGCGCCCCCTGCTTATCAGCGAGGGAGAGGAGGCAACGCTTATTATAGCCTTCGTCAAAAGCCCGGCACCTGAAAATCTGGTCGCCGAAGTGGAAGCGGCGACCCGATTGTTTGATACAGAGGGAAGTTTCCAGATCAGGCTTTCCGGAATGCCGTATATTGTTGATCAAATCAGGCGAAGTCTTGTGCATGATATCAAGATCTTCAGCTCGTCCGCATTGGCAATCTTTACCCTGGTTCTGTTATTGGTATTTCGCTCTCCGATGATTGCACTTGGCGCGGCGGTCAGTGGCATTAGCGCTGTGTTCCTGACCCTAATTATGTTGCAATTGTTGGGTCAGCCCATGGGAATTCTTACGGCAAACCTTGCCATTATTATATTTGTGCTGGTTCAATCGCAGCTGATTTACCTGACATCGAATTGGCGTCAAATACAGGTTGAGCAAAAATTCGAGGCCGTCAGGCAGGCTGTCTTGAAAACCTTTAAAGCCTCTCTCTGGTGCATGATCACTACCTTATTGGGGTTTGCCACACTACTTTTTGTCGCAGCGGAACCCCTTAGACAACTCGGTGGAGGCGGGATGATAGGCGCCTTTTCCGCTCTTTTATGCAGTTTCTTAATTTACCCGGCCTTCTTGCTATATGCCACTCGAAGACCAGCCAAAAATAAATCCCGACCAGGAACGCACCAATCGAAGGGGGCCTCCTGGCTTCGTGCCTCCGCCGCTGTTTTGCTTTTGGCTGTGGCTATTTTATCTATTCCCGGCTTGTTACGGCTCAATACGGACCCGAGTTTATTTTCGTATTTTGACGAGGGCGGCGAACTTCATGAAGGTCTTACCTTCGTCGATGCCAATGGCGGGAGCAGCCCCATGTCGCTGGTCGTTCGTATGAAAAACGGTAACAGTCTTGATAACGAATCCAGTTATGAGGCCATGTGGAAATTGCATAATGCATTGCTCGCCCATAAGGAAGTCGGCACGGTTATTTCCCTGCCAGCTTTGATGGCGGAAGCCAATAATCATCCGCTGGCCTTCATTTTGCCTTGGCGTGAGATAATTAGCCTCTTGTCTTCAGATTTTAACCAGAGAATTGCGGAAAGCTTTCTAACTGAGGACAGAAACCAAACGCTCTATATTCTAAGAATGAAAGAAGGAGGGCGTTTGCAGGACCGGAATTCTGTCACGACCGAATTGCAGGCAATTGTCGATGATGTGGGCTTTGAAACCAGTCTTACAGGTGGTGTCTATGCTTTACAAGGCCGCCTCTCCGATCTTGTTGCCAGTAGTCTGAGCACGGGTGTTATTGCGCTTCTTGCCTTGTTTGTTGGCATTGGGTTTATTGTTACCCGCAGCGTGGCATTAACCGCGGCCATGGGTGCAACGGCCGCCTTAATCCCGCTAACAATTCTAGGTGGATGGGGATGGCTGCGGGTCCCGGTTGATATTATCTCGGCGCCTGCGGCCAATGTCTGTTTCGGGATCGCTGTAGATGCCCTCATACATTTGGCAATCGCCGTAAAGCAGCGGTTATCAATATCGAAAACCAGGGATGCCTGGACTGCAGCCCTAAAGGAACAAACACCGGGGGTATTGGCGTCAAGCGGGATTATAGCGATCGGTTTTGTTATTTTCGCCTATTCAGGTTTTCCGCCAACAACCCGGTTTGGCGGCGCAATTGTCATTGGGTCCATATTCGCTGGAGGCGCAACACTTTGCTTGTTCCCTCTTCTTGGCCAATTGTTTATGAGATTTAGCCGTAGCAAATGA
- the uraD gene encoding 2-oxo-4-hydroxy-4-carboxy-5-ureidoimidazoline decarboxylase — MTEFKKRPSAMDKATFIEAFGGVYEHSPWVAEAVWNQGVTPVHDVIETLAEHMAKVVESADKERKMSLINAHPDLAGKAAVRGELTAASTTEQSGAGLGDCTAEEFEKFQAYNDAYKEKFGFPFIKAVKNSNRHEIIAGFEARIGNNPDQEFKTALLEIDKIARFRLLEM; from the coding sequence ATGACCGAGTTTAAAAAGCGTCCGAGCGCCATGGACAAGGCAACCTTCATCGAGGCCTTTGGTGGCGTTTATGAACATTCCCCCTGGGTAGCGGAAGCTGTCTGGAACCAAGGCGTTACGCCTGTTCATGACGTCATTGAAACTTTGGCGGAACATATGGCAAAGGTGGTTGAAAGCGCCGATAAAGAGAGAAAAATGTCCCTTATAAACGCGCATCCGGATCTGGCGGGCAAAGCCGCGGTTCGTGGCGAATTGACGGCGGCATCGACCACGGAACAGTCTGGCGCCGGACTGGGAGATTGCACGGCAGAAGAATTTGAGAAATTTCAGGCGTACAATGACGCCTACAAAGAAAAGTTCGGCTTTCCTTTTATTAAGGCGGTCAAGAACAGCAACCGGCACGAAATCATTGCTGGCTTTGAAGCACGTATTGGCAATAATCCAGACCAGGAATTCAAAACTGCATTGCTGGAAATTGATAAAATTGCAAGATTTCGACTATTGGAAATGTAG
- the puuE gene encoding allantoinase PuuE codes for MSDYPRDLIGYGANPPDPKWPGNARLAVQFVLNYEEGGENCILHGDAASEAFLSEIVGAQALEDVRHISMESIYEYGSRAGVWRLLRLFEKFDIPLTVFGVAMALERHPDVAKAFVEAGHEICSHGYRWINYQYVPEAVEREHMKKAIDIIGELTGERPLGWYTGRTSPNTRRLVAEEGGFLYDADAYDDDLPYWIREAGRDQLIIPYTLDVNDMRFASLQGFNSGEQYFTYLKDSFDTLYEEGADAPKMMSVGLHCRLVGRPGRIAALKRFLEYAKSHEDVWFCRRLEIARHWHDQHPAPSGAQ; via the coding sequence ATGTCAGATTATCCCCGCGACTTGATCGGCTATGGCGCCAATCCACCGGACCCGAAATGGCCGGGAAATGCGCGCCTGGCAGTGCAGTTCGTGCTGAACTATGAAGAAGGGGGCGAAAATTGCATCCTGCATGGTGACGCAGCCTCGGAGGCGTTTCTTTCGGAGATCGTGGGTGCGCAGGCACTTGAAGATGTGCGCCATATCAGCATGGAATCAATTTACGAATATGGAAGCCGGGCCGGTGTTTGGCGTCTGTTGAGGTTATTTGAGAAATTTGATATTCCGCTGACGGTTTTCGGCGTTGCCATGGCGCTGGAACGTCATCCGGATGTTGCCAAGGCCTTCGTTGAGGCCGGCCACGAAATCTGCAGCCACGGATATCGCTGGATCAATTATCAGTATGTGCCAGAAGCCGTTGAGCGCGAGCATATGAAGAAGGCAATCGATATTATTGGCGAATTGACCGGAGAGCGCCCTCTGGGTTGGTATACAGGCCGGACCAGCCCGAATACCCGGCGGCTGGTCGCGGAAGAGGGGGGCTTTTTGTATGACGCGGATGCCTATGATGATGATCTGCCTTACTGGATACGAGAGGCAGGTCGCGACCAATTGATCATCCCTTACACACTTGATGTGAATGACATGAGATTTGCCTCCTTGCAGGGTTTTAACAGTGGCGAGCAGTATTTCACCTATCTGAAGGACAGCTTTGACACCTTGTATGAAGAAGGGGCTGACGCACCAAAGATGATGTCTGTTGGCCTGCATTGCCGCCTTGTCGGACGGCCCGGACGTATCGCTGCCCTGAAGCGGTTTTTGGAATATGCCAAAAGTCATGAAGATGTCTGGTTTTGCCGCCGGCTTGAAATTGCACGGCATTGGCATGACCAGCATCCAGCTCCGTCAGGAGCACAATAG
- the hrpB gene encoding ATP-dependent helicase HrpB, whose protein sequence is MKEIFRNSSLPIVGVLDEISDALSTNNLAILQADPGAGKTTFVPLYLLDKFLKRGKKIVMLEPRRLAARMSAQRMANMIGEEVGETVGYRVRLDSKVSATTRIEVVTEGVLTRRLQADPELSQIDLLIFDEFHERSLQTDLGLALSRQIQEVLRDDLSILIMSATLEAEKLSALLGNAPVISSKGRQFPIQTHFLAKPTKDRVEVKTARAIDMALAEEAGDILVFLPGVGEINRVQSLVKKADKPGDFIVFPLYGNLRQQDQNAVLRPSVDGVRKVVLATDIAETSLTIEGIKIVIDAGLSRSPIFDPNSGMSRLETTRVSRSSADQRRGRAGRLTAGICYRLWTAAEDRSLVEYSPPEILTTDLCTLMLELANWGVQDVGELPWMTPPPIGPMAQAVALLISLGALDKNKNITSLGKQIVRLPLHPRLSTMVIKSAEYSASKLACDIASLLSERDILRRNRDAPSSDIKDRLNLLIGYRRKKSVSGPGVDDMAIRQIDRASKDLMRRLKQQDGKYDINQAGLLLAFAYPDRIGDLRNRSQLNYRLSGGRGARLDANDKLLGEPYLVAADVDGKGSDARIYLAAALSYTDIQKAFEPEFETRRKVYWDEKKQRIEAVSEKCLGALILQSTRLKDASSEEISAALVAVIRSKGLQLLPWDDASRSLVNRVVFARYHEANEQWPDFSNEGLAERLEEWLLPYLVGLMSLSDLQSIDLASILRNELGYDRAAQLDVFAPPTLKVPSGSHIRLDYSNPQIPVLSVRLQEVFGLREVPKIAKGKVAVTIHLLSPAHRPLQVTSDLESFWRTTYNEVKKDMKGRYPKHYWPEDPLQAEATSRAKKRKPD, encoded by the coding sequence ATGAAGGAGATTTTCCGAAATTCCAGCCTTCCTATTGTTGGCGTGCTAGATGAAATTTCTGATGCGCTTTCTACGAACAATCTTGCTATTTTGCAGGCAGATCCTGGTGCAGGGAAAACAACATTTGTGCCCCTATACTTGCTGGACAAGTTTCTAAAGCGCGGGAAAAAAATTGTAATGCTTGAGCCGAGGCGCTTGGCAGCACGCATGTCAGCCCAGCGAATGGCAAACATGATTGGTGAGGAAGTGGGTGAAACCGTAGGCTATCGTGTTCGGCTTGATAGTAAGGTTAGCGCGACAACACGTATTGAAGTCGTAACGGAAGGCGTTCTTACGCGGCGGTTGCAGGCTGATCCTGAATTGTCTCAAATAGATTTACTGATCTTTGATGAATTCCATGAACGCAGTCTGCAAACGGATCTGGGGCTGGCCTTGTCCCGGCAGATTCAGGAAGTACTGCGGGATGATTTGAGCATCCTCATCATGTCTGCAACACTTGAGGCCGAAAAGTTATCTGCCCTCCTTGGAAACGCTCCCGTGATTTCCAGTAAGGGGCGTCAATTTCCAATTCAGACACATTTCCTGGCGAAGCCGACGAAAGATCGTGTGGAAGTAAAAACGGCGCGGGCTATCGATATGGCTTTAGCGGAGGAGGCGGGGGATATTCTCGTTTTTTTACCCGGCGTTGGGGAAATAAATCGGGTGCAATCGCTGGTCAAGAAGGCTGATAAGCCGGGTGATTTCATCGTTTTTCCGCTATATGGAAATCTTCGTCAGCAGGATCAGAATGCTGTATTGCGCCCGTCGGTTGACGGCGTGCGAAAGGTCGTGCTGGCAACAGATATTGCTGAGACAAGCTTGACCATCGAAGGTATTAAAATTGTTATCGATGCAGGTCTTTCGAGATCCCCTATATTTGACCCTAACTCCGGGATGAGCAGACTGGAAACAACGCGGGTTTCCCGATCTTCCGCAGACCAGCGTAGGGGACGGGCAGGCCGGTTGACGGCCGGAATTTGCTATCGATTATGGACGGCGGCTGAAGACCGTAGTCTTGTTGAGTATTCACCGCCGGAAATTCTGACCACCGACTTATGTACATTGATGCTCGAACTTGCCAATTGGGGCGTTCAGGATGTTGGAGAACTTCCCTGGATGACGCCACCTCCCATAGGCCCCATGGCGCAAGCCGTCGCCTTGCTCATCAGTCTTGGTGCACTCGACAAGAATAAAAACATTACCTCCCTTGGCAAGCAGATCGTCCGGCTGCCTTTACATCCGCGACTGTCGACAATGGTTATAAAATCTGCGGAATATTCAGCTTCCAAACTGGCATGTGATATTGCCAGCCTGTTGTCGGAACGCGACATCTTGCGCCGGAATCGGGACGCGCCAAGTTCAGACATAAAAGATCGGCTGAACTTGCTTATTGGTTATCGGCGAAAGAAATCTGTTTCTGGTCCAGGCGTTGATGATATGGCCATCCGGCAGATAGATCGGGCCAGCAAGGATTTGATGCGCCGACTGAAACAGCAAGATGGAAAATATGACATAAATCAAGCGGGATTATTGCTCGCATTTGCCTATCCCGACCGTATTGGCGATTTGCGAAACAGGAGTCAGTTGAACTATCGCTTGTCCGGTGGCAGGGGCGCCAGACTTGATGCAAATGATAAGCTCCTGGGCGAGCCCTATTTAGTGGCAGCGGATGTGGACGGTAAAGGCAGCGATGCCAGGATTTATTTAGCAGCTGCGTTGTCGTATACGGACATTCAAAAAGCATTTGAGCCTGAATTTGAAACGCGTCGGAAGGTTTACTGGGACGAGAAGAAGCAGCGTATTGAAGCGGTGAGTGAAAAATGCCTTGGAGCTCTGATTTTACAAAGCACCCGTCTCAAAGATGCGTCATCTGAAGAAATTTCTGCTGCTCTTGTGGCGGTTATTCGAAGTAAAGGTCTTCAGCTTTTACCGTGGGACGATGCAAGCAGATCGCTGGTCAACAGAGTAGTATTCGCGAGGTATCACGAGGCAAACGAACAATGGCCGGATTTTTCAAATGAAGGGCTTGCTGAGCGCTTGGAAGAATGGCTCCTTCCCTATCTTGTCGGTCTTATGAGCCTGTCGGATTTGCAGTCGATTGACCTTGCGAGCATTTTGAGGAATGAACTTGGATATGACAGAGCGGCACAGCTGGACGTATTTGCGCCGCCGACCCTTAAGGTTCCAAGCGGATCACATATTCGCCTGGATTACTCCAATCCGCAGATTCCGGTCCTGTCTGTTCGACTGCAAGAGGTTTTCGGCCTTAGAGAGGTGCCAAAAATCGCAAAAGGAAAGGTAGCAGTCACAATTCATCTGCTGTCACCGGCACATCGCCCGTTACAGGTGACATCGGATCTGGAGAGTTTCTGGCGAACAACCTACAACGAAGTCAAAAAAGACATGAAAGGCCGTTATCCAAAACATTATTGGCCGGAGGATCCGTTACAGGCAGAGGCAACCAGCCGGGCCAAAAAGCGCAAGCCAGATTAA
- a CDS encoding ureidoglycolate lyase has translation MKLSIEPLTKESFAPYGDVIETSGSDFFPINNGSTQRFHDLAEVQLDAGARTLVNIFRATPLSYPLNIRMVERHPVGSQAFVPLNNRPYLVAVAPRGDVVSVDDLKIFSARGDQGVNYHAGTWHHPVLALEAVSDFLVIDRGGEGPNCDEFFFDEPEIWIDL, from the coding sequence ATGAAATTATCCATCGAACCGCTTACAAAGGAATCCTTCGCACCTTACGGCGATGTGATTGAAACGTCAGGGTCAGATTTCTTTCCGATAAATAATGGCTCGACCCAACGTTTTCATGACCTTGCTGAGGTTCAGCTTGATGCCGGAGCCCGAACGCTGGTTAATATTTTTCGGGCTACGCCGTTAAGCTATCCCCTCAACATACGAATGGTCGAACGCCACCCGGTCGGTAGCCAGGCATTTGTACCGCTCAATAATCGTCCCTATCTGGTTGCAGTCGCGCCCCGGGGTGACGTTGTATCCGTTGATGATCTGAAGATTTTCTCGGCGCGGGGTGATCAGGGCGTTAATTATCATGCGGGGACCTGGCATCACCCTGTTCTCGCCCTGGAGGCCGTCAGTGACTTTCTCGTCATCGACCGCGGCGGGGAGGGACCCAACTGTGATGAATTTTTCTTCGACGAACCTGAAATCTGGATAGACTTATAA
- a CDS encoding GNAT family N-acetyltransferase: MSVIISEIEAHARAALPALDSEIYDGWQLRFANGHTRRANSVNFTGQSALPLDEKISHCEAIYRQKGQPCHFRLTPLANGDLDAELSSLGYSLSDPTDVLVQPLMAPPVSKEDVEVVVEKKASIEGINAIGHLTNLSPESRNTLGQMIDRSEHEILFAMVKNGSNTVAVGLGALSADYLGLFEFATSPDHRRLGYAAAIVNRLIVEAINAGAKTAYLQAVQSNIGGRHFWENMGFKTCLYSYHYRSKL, encoded by the coding sequence ATGTCGGTAATTATATCTGAAATCGAAGCACATGCACGTGCGGCGCTGCCTGCGCTAGATAGCGAAATCTACGATGGTTGGCAATTGCGCTTTGCCAATGGTCATACGCGCCGTGCCAATTCCGTGAATTTTACCGGACAAAGCGCACTGCCCTTGGACGAGAAGATTTCTCATTGTGAAGCCATCTACAGGCAAAAAGGCCAACCCTGTCATTTTCGGCTGACACCGCTTGCCAATGGCGATTTGGATGCTGAACTTTCCTCTCTCGGTTATTCTCTTTCAGATCCAACGGATGTTTTGGTTCAGCCCCTTATGGCCCCCCCCGTTAGCAAGGAGGATGTCGAGGTTGTCGTTGAAAAAAAGGCCTCGATCGAGGGTATCAACGCAATTGGCCATCTAACGAATTTGTCACCCGAATCACGAAATACTCTTGGCCAGATGATTGACCGGTCCGAACATGAGATCTTATTTGCAATGGTAAAAAACGGGAGTAATACCGTCGCCGTTGGACTTGGCGCTTTATCTGCGGACTATTTGGGACTCTTTGAATTTGCGACCAGTCCAGATCATCGGCGATTGGGATATGCTGCTGCTATCGTCAACAGATTGATTGTCGAAGCCATAAATGCCGGGGCGAAGACCGCCTATCTGCAGGCTGTTCAATCAAATATCGGCGGGAGACATTTCTGGGAAAATATGGGCTTTAAGACCTGCCTATACAGCTATCATTATCGCAGCAAATTATAA